The following proteins are co-located in the Novosphingobium sp. CECT 9465 genome:
- the tal gene encoding transaldolase, whose amino-acid sequence MSSLLKQLQESGQAPWLDFGDRSFLKEGGLRKLVEEDGLTGVTSNPSTFEKAMGQGTAYDDQYKALVTANPGASVVETYEALAVKDIQDACDTLRPVFDRLDGKDGYVSLEVSPYLANDTDKTIAEARRLSKMVDRPNLMIKVPGTRAGVPAIRQLIEDRLNINVTLLFALEAYQAVALAYVEGLEARLAKGLEVDRIASVASFFVSRIDSAIDKKIDERVKGGDKDADALKAVRGKVAIANAKLAYQWYLDFVKSDRWKKLAAEGAMPQRLLWASTGTKDPSFPDTLYIDALIGPETVNTIPPKTMDAFRDHGTLKQTLTADVPGAEHVLAETDRLGLDLSGVTAKLVEDGVKLFADAADTLLGAIEAKKAKAEARSA is encoded by the coding sequence ATGTCGAGCCTTCTCAAGCAGCTTCAGGAATCGGGGCAGGCGCCCTGGCTCGATTTCGGCGACCGCTCCTTCCTCAAGGAAGGCGGCCTCCGAAAGCTGGTCGAGGAGGACGGCCTGACCGGCGTCACCTCGAACCCGTCGACCTTCGAGAAGGCGATGGGCCAGGGCACCGCCTATGACGATCAGTACAAGGCGTTGGTCACCGCCAATCCGGGCGCATCGGTGGTCGAAACCTACGAAGCGCTGGCGGTCAAGGACATCCAGGATGCCTGCGACACGCTGCGTCCGGTGTTCGACCGGCTGGACGGCAAGGACGGCTATGTCAGCCTTGAGGTTTCGCCCTATCTCGCCAACGATACCGACAAGACGATCGCCGAGGCGCGGCGGCTCTCGAAGATGGTCGATCGCCCGAACCTGATGATCAAGGTGCCGGGCACCAGGGCCGGCGTCCCGGCGATCCGGCAGTTGATCGAGGACAGGCTCAACATCAACGTGACGTTGCTGTTCGCTCTGGAAGCCTATCAGGCGGTGGCGCTGGCCTATGTCGAGGGGCTGGAGGCGCGGCTGGCCAAGGGCTTGGAAGTAGACCGGATAGCCAGCGTCGCCAGCTTCTTCGTCAGCCGCATCGACAGCGCGATCGACAAGAAGATCGACGAACGGGTGAAGGGCGGCGACAAGGATGCCGACGCGCTCAAGGCGGTACGCGGCAAGGTCGCGATCGCCAACGCCAAGCTCGCTTACCAATGGTATCTCGACTTCGTGAAGTCGGACCGGTGGAAGAAGCTTGCCGCCGAAGGGGCGATGCCACAGCGTCTGCTGTGGGCATCGACGGGCACGAAGGATCCGTCCTTCCCCGACACGCTCTATATCGACGCGCTGATCGGCCCTGAAACGGTCAACACCATCCCGCCCAAGACGATGGACGCGTTCCGGGACCACGGCACGCTCAAGCAGACGCTGACCGCGGACGTGCCGGGGGCTGAACATGTCCTGGCCGAGACCGACCGGCTCGGGCTCGATCTGTCCGGCGTCACCGCCAAGCTGGTCGAAGATGGCGTCAAACTGTTCGCCGACGCGGCCGACACGCTGCTCGGCGCGATCGAGGCGAAGAAAGCCAAAGCGGAGGCCAGAAGCGCATGA
- a CDS encoding HAD hydrolase family protein → MPWRGRSATCPMTGPLLVRTGLSIAMGKTPEEIRSAAHYISTSNDKHGIADAIDAFLLPLVGDHHEATGRFRPRRNPRAQQAAARR, encoded by the coding sequence ATGCCCTGGCGCGGGCGCTCGGCCACATGCCCAATGACCGGCCCTTTGCTCGTGCGCACCGGGCTATCGATCGCCATGGGCAAGACGCCTGAGGAGATCCGTAGCGCAGCGCACTACATTTCAACCAGCAACGACAAACATGGCATCGCCGATGCCATCGACGCATTTCTGCTGCCGCTTGTGGGAGATCATCATGAAGCGACTGGCCGCTTTCGACCTCGACGGAACCCTCGCGCCCAGCAAGCAGCCGCTCGACGATGA
- a CDS encoding HAD-IIB family hydrolase gives MKRLAAFDLDGTLAPSKQPLDDEMADLLTRLLDVTMVAIISGGDWPQFEKQAVSRMPARARLDNFIIQPTTGTKLYRHADGQWTRIYADLFTGDESQRIREALTKAVEQAGYANENIWGEQIEDRGSQITFSALGQQAPLEAKDTWDPDHAKRKKLQALLQPLLPGFAINIGGATSIDITREGIDKAYGLKRLSEQTGIALDEMIFFGDAIFPGGNDYPAKHLGLDTVRVRDVAETKSVVGAIAAWLV, from the coding sequence ATGAAGCGACTGGCCGCTTTCGACCTCGACGGAACCCTCGCGCCCAGCAAGCAGCCGCTCGACGATGAGATGGCGGATCTGCTTACCCGCCTGCTCGACGTGACGATGGTAGCGATCATCTCCGGAGGCGACTGGCCGCAATTCGAGAAACAGGCGGTGTCACGCATGCCTGCCCGGGCGCGGCTCGACAATTTCATCATCCAGCCGACCACGGGCACCAAGCTCTATCGTCACGCCGACGGCCAATGGACGCGTATCTATGCCGATCTGTTCACCGGCGACGAAAGCCAGCGCATCCGCGAAGCACTGACCAAGGCGGTCGAGCAGGCGGGCTATGCAAACGAGAACATCTGGGGCGAGCAGATCGAGGATCGCGGCAGCCAGATCACATTCTCCGCGCTCGGTCAGCAGGCGCCGCTCGAGGCCAAGGACACGTGGGATCCCGATCACGCCAAGCGCAAGAAATTGCAGGCCCTGCTCCAGCCGTTGCTGCCAGGCTTTGCCATCAATATCGGCGGGGCGACATCGATCGACATCACCCGCGAAGGCATAGACAAGGCCTATGGCCTTAAGCGCCTTTCCGAGCAGACCGGCATCGCACTCGACGAGATGATCTTCTTCGGTGACGCGATCTTCCCGGGCGGAAATGATTATCCGGCCAAGCACCTCGGGCTGGATACCGTGCGAGTCCGCGACGTTGCCGAAACCAAGTCGGTGGTTGGCGCGATCGCTGCCTGGCTGGTCTAG
- a CDS encoding four-helix bundle copper-binding protein has translation MMIERRELLMAGAGLAAAGTLAAPAAAQQHRMDGMAMSITDCIDDCVASHRMCLETAAWLTKQGGASATASLIAMLNDCAELCQATANSMLRESSLHTILCRACADACERCARECLSHVVDERMKRCSATCKDCAASCRMMADMAS, from the coding sequence ATGATGATCGAGAGACGCGAATTGCTGATGGCGGGCGCCGGCCTTGCCGCCGCCGGAACGCTGGCTGCGCCGGCGGCGGCGCAGCAGCATCGAATGGACGGGATGGCGATGTCGATAACGGACTGTATCGACGATTGCGTGGCTTCGCACCGCATGTGCCTGGAGACCGCCGCCTGGCTGACCAAGCAAGGCGGCGCGTCAGCCACGGCGTCGCTGATCGCCATGCTGAACGACTGTGCGGAACTGTGCCAGGCGACCGCCAACTCGATGCTGCGCGAATCCTCCCTCCATACCATCCTGTGTCGCGCCTGCGCTGACGCCTGCGAACGATGTGCGCGGGAATGCCTGAGCCACGTCGTGGACGAGCGGATGAAGCGTTGCTCGGCTACCTGCAAGGACTGCGCCGCCAGCTGTCGGATGATGGCGGACATGGCGAGCTGA
- the zwf gene encoding glucose-6-phosphate dehydrogenase, translated as MKTAPPATLVIFGATGDLTRRLLVPAVTNLCTDGLLGKDFTILGIGRSDGDDETLRASLDKFATEGDCWRDLRKRIAYLQGDFTADRVFDDVAQALGDRSAVFYLATPAHFFGAIVEKLAVKGLMAEAGSRFRRVAIEKPFGHDLASAKALDARILALLPESQIYRLDHFLGKETVQNILVARFANQWFEAVWNNRYIDHVQITAAETVEVGSRGSFYDATGALRDMVPNHLFQLLAIIAMEPPNSFDADAIRDEKAKVLRAIRKPTAVCAVRGQYGKGRVGSRNVPAYRKVPDVAADSRTETYVALKLEVDTWRWAGVPFYLRTGKALAARDTEIVVTFKAVPYALFRDCPIDRLPANRLIFQLQPDESIVLDMLVKKPGPVIKTAGTTLDFTYADHFKLSGRTGYETLLYDMMTGDQTLFQRAEQIEAGWAAVQPILDDWAKGKGRLESYAPGSAGPAGADALLGRDGRFWHRIGQ; from the coding sequence ATGAAGACGGCCCCACCCGCCACTCTGGTCATTTTCGGCGCGACCGGGGACCTGACCCGCCGCCTGCTGGTCCCCGCCGTCACCAATCTGTGCACCGACGGATTGCTGGGAAAGGACTTCACCATCCTCGGCATCGGCCGCAGCGATGGCGATGACGAGACGTTGCGCGCCAGCCTGGATAAGTTCGCGACCGAGGGCGATTGCTGGCGTGATCTGCGCAAGCGCATCGCCTACCTCCAGGGCGATTTCACCGCAGACCGGGTGTTCGACGATGTCGCCCAGGCGTTGGGCGACCGAAGCGCGGTCTTCTACCTTGCCACGCCGGCGCATTTCTTCGGCGCCATCGTCGAAAAGCTTGCCGTCAAAGGCCTGATGGCGGAAGCGGGCAGTCGGTTCCGCCGCGTCGCGATCGAAAAGCCGTTCGGCCACGACCTCGCCTCGGCCAAGGCGCTTGACGCCCGAATCCTCGCCTTGCTCCCGGAAAGCCAGATCTACCGGCTCGACCATTTCCTGGGAAAGGAAACTGTCCAGAACATCCTGGTCGCGCGCTTCGCCAACCAATGGTTCGAAGCGGTGTGGAACAATCGCTATATCGACCATGTCCAGATCACCGCCGCCGAGACGGTCGAGGTCGGATCGCGCGGATCTTTCTACGATGCAACCGGCGCGCTCCGCGACATGGTCCCCAACCATCTGTTCCAGCTGCTGGCGATAATCGCGATGGAGCCGCCCAACAGCTTCGATGCCGACGCGATCCGCGACGAAAAGGCCAAGGTGTTGCGCGCGATCCGCAAGCCCACCGCAGTCTGCGCAGTGCGCGGCCAATATGGCAAGGGCCGTGTCGGCAGCCGCAACGTGCCGGCCTATCGTAAGGTCCCGGATGTCGCTGCCGACAGCAGGACCGAGACTTATGTCGCACTGAAGCTGGAAGTCGACACCTGGCGCTGGGCCGGCGTGCCCTTCTACCTGCGCACCGGCAAGGCGCTGGCAGCGCGCGATACGGAGATCGTCGTCACGTTCAAGGCAGTGCCCTACGCTTTATTCCGCGATTGTCCGATCGACCGCCTGCCAGCCAATCGCCTGATCTTCCAGCTGCAGCCGGACGAAAGCATCGTCTTAGACATGCTGGTCAAGAAACCGGGGCCAGTGATCAAGACCGCAGGGACAACGCTCGATTTCACTTATGCCGACCACTTCAAGCTGTCGGGCCGGACCGGCTACGAAACCTTGCTCTATGACATGATGACCGGCGACCAGACATTGTTCCAGCGCGCCGAGCAGATCGAGGCGGGCTGGGCCGCGGTCCAGCCGATCCTCGATGACTGGGCCAAGGGCAAGGGCAGGCTTGAATCCTATGCACCAGGCAGCGCCGGACCGGCCGGCGCAGATGCCCTACTCGGACGCGATGGCCGCTTCTGGCACAGGATCGGCCAATGA
- the gnd gene encoding phosphogluconate dehydrogenase (NAD(+)-dependent, decarboxylating): protein MRIAMIGLGRMGGNIVRRLLRGGHEVVVFDRNQHLIDDLVKEGAVGATGLDDLRGKLAERAIFWVMLPAGPPTEDTITALLEKSLSGDIIIDGGNSFYKDDIRRAKLCVAKQVAYVDIGTSGGVWGLERGYCMMIGGETEVVDYLDPIFKTMAPGRGTIPPTPNRMEQEGEDARAELGYIHAGPPGAGHFVKMVHNGIEYGLMQAYAEGFDILKSKKSDKLPEDERFDLNLTDIAEVWRRGSVISSWLLDLTASALAKDQMLAQFTGTVADSGEGHWTIEAAMEEAVPAYVLSAALFARYRSRVEHTFGDQVLSAMRFGFGGHTEMPQ from the coding sequence ATGCGTATCGCGATGATCGGACTGGGGCGCATGGGCGGCAATATCGTCCGTCGCCTGTTGCGCGGCGGACATGAAGTGGTCGTCTTCGATCGCAACCAGCATCTGATCGACGATCTGGTCAAGGAAGGTGCGGTCGGCGCGACCGGGCTCGACGATCTGCGCGGCAAGCTCGCCGAGCGCGCCATCTTCTGGGTGATGCTCCCGGCGGGTCCTCCGACCGAGGATACGATCACCGCCCTGCTCGAAAAGTCCCTGTCCGGCGACATCATCATCGACGGCGGCAACAGCTTCTACAAGGACGATATCCGCCGCGCGAAGCTCTGCGTGGCGAAGCAAGTCGCCTATGTCGACATCGGCACGTCGGGCGGCGTCTGGGGACTCGAACGCGGCTATTGCATGATGATCGGCGGCGAGACGGAGGTGGTCGACTACCTCGATCCGATCTTCAAGACGATGGCACCGGGCCGAGGGACGATCCCCCCCACGCCCAATCGGATGGAGCAGGAAGGCGAGGATGCGCGCGCCGAGCTCGGCTACATCCATGCCGGCCCGCCTGGCGCCGGCCACTTCGTCAAGATGGTCCACAACGGCATCGAATATGGTTTGATGCAGGCCTATGCCGAGGGCTTCGACATCCTGAAGTCGAAGAAATCCGACAAGCTTCCTGAGGATGAGCGCTTCGATCTCAACCTCACCGACATTGCCGAGGTGTGGCGCCGCGGATCGGTCATCTCCTCCTGGCTGCTCGACCTGACCGCGTCGGCGCTCGCCAAGGATCAGATGCTCGCCCAGTTTACCGGCACCGTGGCGGATTCGGGCGAAGGCCATTGGACGATTGAGGCGGCGATGGAGGAAGCGGTGCCCGCCTACGTCCTCTCGGCCGCCTTGTTCGCGCGCTATCGCAGCCGCGTCGAACATACGTTCGGCGACCAGGTGCTGTCGGCGATGCGCTTCGGCTTCGGCGGCCATACCGAAATGCCGCAGTAG